One Anas platyrhynchos isolate ZD024472 breed Pekin duck chromosome W, IASCAAS_PekinDuck_T2T, whole genome shotgun sequence DNA segment encodes these proteins:
- the LOC140000542 gene encoding uncharacterized protein, translating into MEAAAAAAVLLHSGILFIKGLSCNAKKTIRPQIGVITMFLDNIPWGCLILRTINDDLALLQGRSAETQITLPNDHRQARSQTASRIAAGTACSRIADVTLSFLTSTHVSYPFVVNGQWQKEKGETKGRQRQKRYQEDATDTTSTGNRSSISDIGAGRRQALPRCGAFCLLLALTCLCTAADSARAKCEDCSDSSDESACVKKTCAESDFVCNSGQCVPNRWQCDGDPDCENGSDESADLCYMRTCQVNEISCGPQSTQCILVSWKCDGEKDCNRDPDCKDGSDEINCPSQACRPDQFRCVDGNCVHGRRQCSGVRDCLDGTDEANCNDVIQCSGPGKFKCRSGECIDTNKVCNQQRDCKDWGDEPLKECNIHECDCPAGFEFVDKRNCGDIDECQNPGICSQICINLKGGYKCERSRGYQVNPATGTGKGPYWYKNTSNTCDYNDAAKHGLGVCSMETRGNNYSVWNNCAALALPPDVLLICGDGAWHGIPANAVRCPCYLDKLIVFAPSLLQLREITRQKWALLASDCNDNVELCGVAARAALAIPVPGVASAAARNNLEKLECWAKRQAYATTEILEEMLPDQNSLRHLLLQDQAAIDILLLAQRNGCEDFKGMYCLNLSDHNESIHKSITFLKEHMRKIQYGINPFNQWFTDLFETRCRWLLGLVTRGLRIWFMVVVIIVVCCKYS; encoded by the coding sequence gtttatcttgcaatgcaaaaaagactattcgtccccagatcggtgttataactatgtttctggataacattccgtggggttgcctcattctacggactattaatgacgatttagctctattgcagggcaggagtgcagagacgcagattacactgccaaatgaccaccggcaggctcgttcacaaacagcttctaggattgcagctggcactgcctgcagccgtatagcagacgttacactctctttcctaactagtactcatgtgtcttatccatttgtggtgaatggtcagtggcaaaaagaaaagggggagactaaggggcggcaaagacagaaacggtaccaggaggatgccactgacactactagcacgggtaataggagtagtataagtgacataggtgcagggcggcggcaggcactgccgcgctgtggggcattctgcctgctgctcgccctcacctgcctgtgcactgctgccgacagtgctagagcaaaatgtgaagactgctcagacagcagtgatgagagtgcttgtgtgaagaagacgtgtgctgaatctgactttgtgtgcaacagtggtcagtgtgtgccaaacagatggcagtgtgatggggatccggactgtgaaaatgggtctgatgagagtgctgatctgtgttatatgagaacatgccaggtaaatgaaatcagctgtggtcctcagtcaacccagtgtatcctggtgtcctggaaatgtgatggtgaaaaagactgtaacagagatcctgattgcaaggatggaagtgatgaaattaactgcccttctcaggcctgcaggccagaccagttcagatgtgtagatgggaactgtgtccacggaagaaggcagtgcagtggtgtgagagactgtctggatggcactgatgaagcaaactgtaacgatgttattcagtgctcaggacctggcaaattcaagtgcagaagtggagaatgcatagataccaataaagtgtgtaaccagcagagagactgcaaggactggggtgatgagcccctgaaggaatgcaacatacatgaatgtgactgtccagctgggtttgagtttgtagacaagagaaactgtggagatattgatgaatgtcaaaaccctggtatctgtagtcaaatctgtatcaacctgaaaggtggctacaaatgtgaacgtagccgtggctatcaggtgaatcctgctacaggaaccgggaaagggccatactggtacaaaaacacaagtaacacctgtgattacaatgacgctgctaagcatggtttaggggtttgtagcatggagacaaggggtaacaactacagtgtttggaacaattgtgcagctttggccttgcctcctgatgtgcttctgatttgtggggatggggcctggcatggtatccctgcaaatgctgtcagatgtccatgttacttagataaactcattgtatttgctcctagcttgctacagttgcgtgagatcaccagacaaaaatgggcattgcttgcatcggattgcaatgataatgttgaattgtgtggggttgcagctagagcggcattagcaattccagtgcctggagtggcatctgcggccgcacgtaacaacttagaaaaattggaatgctgggccaagaggcaagcctatgccacgacagagatacttgaggagatgttaccagatcaaaatagtctgcgacatctgcttttacaggatcaagctgctattgacatcttgcttttggctcaaaggaatgggtgtgaggactttaagggaatgtactgtttaaacctttctgatcataatgagtcaattcacaaatccattactttcctgaaagagcatatgagaaagattcagtatggtatcaatcctttcaatcaatggttcactgacttgtttgaaacaaggtgtagatggttgctgggtttagtcacaaggggattaaggatttggtttatggtggtggtaatcatcgttgtgtgttgtaagtatagctaa